One part of the Apus apus isolate bApuApu2 chromosome 11, bApuApu2.pri.cur, whole genome shotgun sequence genome encodes these proteins:
- the GFOD2 gene encoding glucose-fructose oxidoreductase domain-containing protein 2 isoform X2: MVTAARYYPRLMSIMGNVLRFLPAFVRMKELIEERYVGSVLICDVRVCGGSLLSHKYSWICDELMGGGGLHTMGTYIIDLLTHLISRRAEKVHGLLKTFVKQNTAISGIRHVTSDDFCFFQMLMSEGVCCTVTLNFNMPGSFIHEVMVVGSAGRLIARGTDLYGQKNTALQEEQLLTDSLTVNKGLLDKGFKDIPLLYLKGMVYMVQALRQSFQDQEDRRTWDHKPVSMAASFEDGLYMQSVVEAIKKSSRSGEWEAVEVMTEEPDANQNLCEALQRNNL; encoded by the coding sequence ATGGTCACAGCTGCCAGGTATTACCCCAGGCTGATGAGCATCATGGGCAACGTGCTGCGCTTCCTGCCCGCCTTCGTGCGCATGAAGGAGCTGATCGAGGAGCGCTACGTGGGCAGCGTGCTGATCTGCGACGTGCGGGTCTGCGGGGGCAGCCTGCTCAGCCACAAGTACAGCTGGATCTGTGATGAGCTGATGGGAGGAGGTGGTCTGCATACGATGGGCACCTACATCATCGACCTCCTCACTCACCTCATCAGCAGGAGAGCCGAGAAGGTCCATGGGCTGCTCAAGACTTTTGTGAAGCAGAACACAGCTATAAGCGGGATCCGCCACGTCACTAGCGACgacttctgctttttccagaTGCTGATGAGCGAGGGTGTCTGTTGCACTGTAACTCTCAACTTCAACATGCCTGGGTCATTCATCCATGAAGTCATGGTTGTGGGGTCTGCTGGTCGCCTCATAGCTCGTGGGACAGACTTGTATGGGCAGAAGAACACGGCACTccaagaggagcagctgcttACGGACTCTCTGACTGTCAACAAGGGCCTTTTGGATAAGGGGTTTAAGGACATCCCACTACTCTACCTAAAAGGGATGGTGTACATGGTGCAGGCACTGCGGCAGTCTTTCCAAGACCAGGAAGACCGTCGGACATGGGATCATAAACCTGTCTCCATGGCAGCCTCTTTTGAAGATGGTCTCTACATGCAGAGTGTAGTAGAGGCCATCAAGAAATCCAGCAGGTCAGGAGAGTGGGAGGCTGTGGAGGTGATGACTGAGGAACCAGATGCCAATCAAAACCTCTGCGAGGCACTTCAGAGAAATAACTTATGA
- the GFOD2 gene encoding glucose-fructose oxidoreductase domain-containing protein 2 isoform X1, whose protein sequence is MKTLPGVGVFGTGSTARLLVPLLRAEGFSIEALWGKTEEEAKQLAEEMNISFYTSRTDDVLLHQDVDLVCINIPPPLTRQIAVKALGIGKNVICEKAATSVDAFRMVTAARYYPRLMSIMGNVLRFLPAFVRMKELIEERYVGSVLICDVRVCGGSLLSHKYSWICDELMGGGGLHTMGTYIIDLLTHLISRRAEKVHGLLKTFVKQNTAISGIRHVTSDDFCFFQMLMSEGVCCTVTLNFNMPGSFIHEVMVVGSAGRLIARGTDLYGQKNTALQEEQLLTDSLTVNKGLLDKGFKDIPLLYLKGMVYMVQALRQSFQDQEDRRTWDHKPVSMAASFEDGLYMQSVVEAIKKSSRSGEWEAVEVMTEEPDANQNLCEALQRNNL, encoded by the exons ATGAAAACACTTCCCGGAGTGGGTGTATTTGGAACTGGCAGCACTGCCCGGCTCCTGGTGCCCTTGCTGAGAGCAGAAGGTTTCTCCATTGAAGCACTTTGGGGGAAGACAGAAGAAGAAGCCAAACAGCTGGCAGAGGAAATGAACATCTCCTTCTACACCAGCCGGACCGACGATGTCTTGCTGCACCAGGACGTGGATTTGGTTTGCATCAACATCCCTCCACCGCTAACGCGGCAGATCGCTGTGAAGGCTCTAG GAATAGGAAAAAACGTGATTTGTGAGAAAGCTGCTACCTCTGTGGATGCCTTCAGGATGGTCACAGCTGCCAGGTATTACCCCAGGCTGATGAGCATCATGGGCAACGTGCTGCGCTTCCTGCCCGCCTTCGTGCGCATGAAGGAGCTGATCGAGGAGCGCTACGTGGGCAGCGTGCTGATCTGCGACGTGCGGGTCTGCGGGGGCAGCCTGCTCAGCCACAAGTACAGCTGGATCTGTGATGAGCTGATGGGAGGAGGTGGTCTGCATACGATGGGCACCTACATCATCGACCTCCTCACTCACCTCATCAGCAGGAGAGCCGAGAAGGTCCATGGGCTGCTCAAGACTTTTGTGAAGCAGAACACAGCTATAAGCGGGATCCGCCACGTCACTAGCGACgacttctgctttttccagaTGCTGATGAGCGAGGGTGTCTGTTGCACTGTAACTCTCAACTTCAACATGCCTGGGTCATTCATCCATGAAGTCATGGTTGTGGGGTCTGCTGGTCGCCTCATAGCTCGTGGGACAGACTTGTATGGGCAGAAGAACACGGCACTccaagaggagcagctgcttACGGACTCTCTGACTGTCAACAAGGGCCTTTTGGATAAGGGGTTTAAGGACATCCCACTACTCTACCTAAAAGGGATGGTGTACATGGTGCAGGCACTGCGGCAGTCTTTCCAAGACCAGGAAGACCGTCGGACATGGGATCATAAACCTGTCTCCATGGCAGCCTCTTTTGAAGATGGTCTCTACATGCAGAGTGTAGTAGAGGCCATCAAGAAATCCAGCAGGTCAGGAGAGTGGGAGGCTGTGGAGGTGATGACTGAGGAACCAGATGCCAATCAAAACCTCTGCGAGGCACTTCAGAGAAATAACTTATGA